One Desulfosoma sp. genomic window carries:
- the glnE gene encoding bifunctional [glutamate--ammonia ligase]-adenylyl-L-tyrosine phosphorylase/[glutamate--ammonia-ligase] adenylyltransferase, with translation MSDELERINRSSTYLATLLRRSEENVQWLWHQKNLLRRYAVTDLYDDLSRTLVTATSWLEAQKVFRRFKQKHFLRIGGRDLLGLSDLSETTAQLSDLAQVALEAGLRWLHNHPYLWASPAMASRVHKVFDRYTLTVLGLGKLGGRELNYVSDIDLLFLRQHKPSLKLPNDDEGLYEVLCLICQKLVSLLADSVEGDRVFHVDLRLRPQGKDGELVPHLAGAASHYLLHGRAWERQMLLKARPVAGDRALGMAFLVEVRPFVFRRFLDFQALDELKGMRDRILHELRCQQPDTPFDVKLGVGGIREVEFLVQSFQLIYGGRMPQLDEPNTLAALHKLKTLQLLPPDVAQELHEAYVFLRRVEHWIQLDQNRQTQKIPSSPDARQRLSEALGFNGNWSLFQEALTSHTQAVHRHFTALFQASSCERTEENEDFPVETVKALGEPLTESTLERLIPSIKALAKPLRTSLFKAVEAYAEDMDGEILKATASRLDRYIAQVRRRPGLLHFLGTHRSLADVIFPALARCDLVADLLSRQPSLVEALSTWHVTQVSHAQWQPSAESILAKASSYEERLEWLRRLKNERFLLLALADLQGALTQEALENALSDLADFVVRHTLLTVMNAVGLDPQTPLAVMALGSLGSRELDYLSDLDLMFVYDPRPGEKPDEIPLPVIRMLQRFMRMLSTPLQEGPGYNVDARLRPTGSYGPLVVTRTTWKDYYSHKADIWEIQALLRFRFVAGDSNLGAVLVSTAHDLCFQERAPCMVWPRLCHLRRRMEEERATERDDAVDIKLGLGGLTDLEFLTQGIQLIHGHANRALQKGTTSTLLTEALAHLPEGRRSSADMLEAFHCLRSLDHRFHLMTNRSGSLLTKNQFQHMNRLGLWPSSAETRRIETWEDLLAMRRRVRRLFQSVCTEAQVAMSTS, from the coding sequence ATGTCGGATGAGCTTGAGAGAATCAATCGGTCTTCCACGTACCTGGCGACACTTCTACGCCGTTCCGAGGAAAATGTGCAATGGCTCTGGCATCAGAAGAACCTTCTTCGGCGTTATGCGGTCACAGACCTTTACGACGACCTTTCACGCACGCTGGTCACGGCTACATCATGGCTTGAGGCGCAAAAGGTTTTTCGGCGTTTTAAACAAAAGCATTTTTTACGAATCGGAGGTCGCGATCTTTTAGGACTTTCCGATCTTTCGGAAACGACGGCTCAGCTGAGCGATCTGGCTCAGGTGGCTTTGGAGGCGGGCCTACGATGGCTTCACAATCATCCGTATCTTTGGGCATCCCCCGCCATGGCCTCACGGGTCCATAAGGTCTTCGACCGATACACATTGACTGTGCTGGGTTTGGGAAAGCTTGGCGGTCGAGAACTCAACTATGTCTCGGACATCGATCTCCTGTTTCTACGGCAACATAAGCCGTCTTTGAAACTTCCTAATGATGATGAAGGTCTTTACGAAGTTCTGTGCTTGATATGCCAGAAGCTGGTCAGCCTGCTGGCGGATTCCGTGGAAGGTGACCGCGTGTTTCACGTTGACCTCCGGCTGAGGCCTCAAGGAAAAGACGGGGAGCTAGTGCCGCATCTCGCCGGCGCCGCATCCCATTATTTGCTTCACGGCAGAGCATGGGAACGCCAGATGCTTTTGAAAGCGCGACCCGTAGCGGGAGATCGCGCCCTGGGCATGGCTTTTCTTGTGGAAGTGCGTCCGTTTGTTTTTCGACGCTTCTTGGATTTTCAAGCCTTGGATGAACTCAAAGGGATGCGCGATCGCATCTTACATGAACTGCGTTGCCAACAACCGGACACTCCCTTTGACGTTAAGCTGGGTGTGGGCGGCATTCGTGAAGTGGAATTTCTTGTGCAATCATTTCAGCTCATTTACGGCGGCCGTATGCCGCAGTTGGACGAACCCAACACCCTAGCGGCTCTTCATAAATTGAAAACCTTGCAGCTTCTTCCGCCGGATGTCGCCCAGGAACTTCACGAGGCCTATGTATTTTTGCGTCGTGTGGAGCACTGGATTCAACTGGACCAAAACCGCCAAACCCAAAAGATCCCGTCTTCTCCAGATGCTCGTCAAAGGCTCTCGGAAGCCCTGGGTTTTAATGGCAACTGGTCTTTATTCCAGGAAGCCCTTACTTCTCATACGCAGGCGGTGCACCGGCATTTCACGGCCCTTTTTCAAGCAAGTTCGTGTGAAAGAACTGAGGAAAATGAAGATTTTCCGGTCGAAACCGTCAAAGCTCTGGGCGAACCCTTGACGGAATCAACCCTGGAACGCCTCATTCCGTCCATCAAGGCTCTGGCCAAGCCGCTTAGAACCTCTCTTTTCAAGGCTGTGGAAGCCTATGCCGAGGATATGGACGGGGAAATCTTAAAGGCCACAGCCTCCCGCCTCGACAGATACATAGCTCAAGTACGACGACGTCCCGGCTTGCTGCATTTTCTCGGAACCCATCGATCCCTAGCAGATGTCATTTTTCCCGCGCTGGCACGCTGCGATCTGGTGGCCGATCTTTTAAGCCGCCAGCCCAGTTTGGTCGAAGCCCTCAGTACTTGGCATGTAACACAAGTGTCTCACGCACAATGGCAACCTTCGGCTGAAAGCATTTTGGCCAAGGCTTCTTCTTACGAAGAACGCCTGGAATGGTTGCGACGCCTCAAAAACGAAAGGTTTTTGCTTCTCGCTTTGGCGGATCTTCAGGGTGCCCTGACCCAAGAGGCTCTAGAAAACGCCCTTTCTGATCTGGCCGATTTCGTGGTCCGCCACACCCTGCTGACAGTGATGAACGCCGTGGGCTTGGACCCTCAAACACCCCTGGCCGTCATGGCTTTGGGCTCTCTGGGGAGCCGTGAACTGGATTATCTTTCCGACCTGGACCTGATGTTTGTCTATGATCCCCGTCCAGGGGAAAAACCCGATGAGATTCCTTTGCCGGTCATTCGCATGCTGCAGCGATTCATGCGTATGTTAAGCACCCCTCTGCAAGAAGGTCCCGGTTACAATGTGGATGCCCGCCTGCGTCCTACGGGATCTTACGGCCCTCTGGTGGTGACGCGAACCACCTGGAAAGACTACTACAGCCACAAGGCGGACATTTGGGAAATTCAAGCCTTGCTGCGGTTTCGGTTTGTGGCCGGAGATTCCAATCTTGGAGCGGTTTTGGTAAGCACCGCCCATGATCTTTGTTTTCAAGAACGGGCACCCTGCATGGTCTGGCCTCGTTTGTGCCACTTGCGCAGGCGCATGGAGGAGGAACGTGCCACGGAAAGGGATGATGCCGTGGATATCAAACTCGGTCTAGGAGGTCTCACGGATTTGGAGTTTCTCACACAAGGTATCCAGCTGATTCATGGTCACGCCAACCGTGCCCTTCAAAAAGGAACGACTTCGACCCTGCTGACGGAAGCGCTGGCTCACCTTCCCGAAGGACGGCGATCATCAGCGGATATGCTTGAGGCCTTTCACTGTCTTCGCAGTCTGGATCATCGATTCCATCTCATGACCAACCGTTCAGGTTCGCTCTTGACCAAAAACCAATTTCAGCACATGAATCGCCTAGGTCTGTGGCCTTCATCCGCCGAAACCCGCCGGATCGAAACCTGGGAAGATCTTTTGGCCATGCGCCGTCGTGTTCGCCGCCTTTTTCAGTCGGTGTGCACTGAAGCCCAGGTCGCCATGTCCACGTCGTGA
- a CDS encoding glutamate synthase, whose amino-acid sequence MCRLCALTSTEPLSPMRAVEALDVMREGHDGSGVGLFLSDLGGPWEELEGAPILSGTFTNDGLKRLDRFMMEIGFMTKYKLSIKTPKTPPPGVPKRDVYLIRAYELPEEWDHLPEKEIGHRLMQVRLQLRQMGSEKEDMMVFSFWPNCIMIKEIGDPMTVAEYLQLDRKELHARIILAQGRQNTNYAINLYACHPFFIQGIATMTNGENTAFVPIREFLSSRGFPGYMGYQSDSELFTHIMHYMLYFLKLDLHYYKQIITPLQDEVLDTHPNGPFLKHLKRSCRRLIIDGPNCVIGCLPDKRVFMVQDRKKLRPGVVGGKPGLYAFSSEMCGLDVLIPDRDKSKDMQPMHLDTVIVGPDRQEVRLCSQMDS is encoded by the coding sequence ATGTGTCGATTATGTGCCTTGACCAGCACGGAACCTTTGTCCCCGATGAGGGCTGTGGAAGCTTTGGATGTCATGCGCGAAGGTCACGACGGCTCAGGGGTGGGGCTGTTTCTAAGCGACCTTGGAGGGCCATGGGAGGAGCTTGAAGGGGCTCCCATTCTTTCCGGAACTTTTACCAACGACGGTCTGAAGCGTCTGGACCGCTTCATGATGGAAATCGGCTTCATGACCAAGTACAAGCTGTCCATCAAGACCCCCAAGACGCCACCGCCCGGCGTTCCAAAACGAGATGTGTATCTCATTCGAGCCTACGAGCTACCCGAAGAATGGGACCATCTTCCTGAAAAGGAAATCGGTCATCGCCTGATGCAGGTTCGGCTGCAGCTGCGTCAAATGGGTTCGGAAAAAGAGGACATGATGGTCTTCAGTTTTTGGCCGAACTGCATCATGATTAAAGAAATCGGAGATCCCATGACTGTGGCGGAATACCTTCAGCTGGACCGGAAGGAACTTCATGCCCGCATCATTCTGGCTCAAGGACGCCAAAACACCAACTACGCTATCAACCTCTACGCCTGCCATCCCTTTTTCATTCAGGGCATCGCCACCATGACCAACGGTGAAAACACGGCTTTTGTGCCGATTCGTGAATTTCTTTCTTCACGAGGTTTTCCGGGCTACATGGGCTATCAATCGGATTCAGAACTGTTCACGCATATTATGCATTACATGCTCTATTTCTTAAAACTGGATCTGCACTACTACAAACAGATCATCACGCCGCTTCAAGACGAGGTTTTGGACACACATCCCAACGGCCCCTTTTTGAAACATCTCAAGCGGTCCTGCCGGCGTCTTATCATCGACGGGCCCAATTGCGTCATCGGCTGCCTTCCCGATAAGAGGGTATTTATGGTGCAGGATCGAAAGAAACTCCGCCCCGGCGTTGTGGGTGGAAAGCCAGGCTTATATGCCTTTTCTTCGGAAATGTGCGGCCTAGATGTCTTGATTCCAGATCGGGATAAATCCAAGGATATGCAACCCATGCACCTGGACACGGTGATCGTGGGTCCGGATCGCCAGGAGGTTCGGCTATGCTCTCAGATGGATTCCTAA
- a CDS encoding glutamate synthase-related protein translates to MLSDGFLSPTSLSLRDLPWQVHWSLAKCTLCGRCTTVCPVHAIELGVFRKRTVETGFGVLQAPSNVYKVFYGIRQKNDPAYACIGCGMCSMVCPNDAIMAYRSEEADKLRFHINRGGQPRRRGGRRNVPGGLLDRIKFIRISMLTDPALDAGRHEFELRTLLGRVLAPEENLRILKENGWIPPVREIYPLIIGGMSFGALSPTMWEGLQMGVAYLNEELGMPVRVCTGEGGCPPRLLRSRFLKYVILQIASGYFGWDEIIHAIPEMREDPCAVEIKYGQGAKPGDGGLLMWYKVNKLIAAIRGVPPGVSLPSPPTHQTKYSIEEAVAKMIQSMSMAWGFRVPVYPKISGTSTALAVLNNLTRNPYAAGLAIDGEDGGTGAAYNVSMDHMGHPIASNIRDSYLTLVRLGKQNELPLFAGGGIGKNGNLAANAAALIMLGASGVQTGKYIMQATAGCLGSESDRCNVCNIGVCPKGITSQDPRLYRRLDPEKVAERLVDVFLAFDTELKKIIAPLGRSTSLPIGMSDALGIDDAAAAQRLQISYVV, encoded by the coding sequence ATGCTCTCAGATGGATTCCTAAGCCCCACTTCATTGAGTCTTCGAGATTTGCCTTGGCAGGTGCACTGGAGCCTTGCGAAATGCACTCTATGCGGCCGCTGTACCACGGTATGTCCCGTGCACGCCATTGAGTTGGGTGTGTTTCGGAAACGGACCGTCGAAACGGGCTTCGGGGTTCTGCAGGCTCCGTCCAATGTCTATAAAGTTTTTTACGGCATTCGTCAGAAAAACGATCCGGCTTATGCGTGTATCGGCTGTGGCATGTGTTCCATGGTCTGCCCCAATGACGCCATCATGGCTTACCGATCCGAAGAAGCGGACAAATTACGGTTTCATATCAACCGAGGCGGGCAGCCCAGGCGTCGAGGCGGGCGCCGAAACGTTCCGGGAGGTCTTCTGGACCGGATCAAATTCATTCGTATCTCCATGCTCACCGACCCGGCCTTGGATGCTGGCCGTCACGAATTTGAACTGCGCACCCTTTTGGGCCGTGTGTTGGCACCCGAGGAAAACCTAAGGATCCTTAAGGAAAACGGTTGGATTCCTCCCGTTCGCGAAATTTACCCGCTAATTATCGGCGGCATGTCCTTCGGCGCGCTGTCCCCGACCATGTGGGAAGGCTTGCAAATGGGTGTCGCCTATCTCAACGAAGAACTAGGCATGCCTGTTCGCGTGTGTACGGGGGAAGGCGGATGTCCACCGCGCTTGCTGCGATCCCGGTTCCTGAAGTATGTCATCCTTCAGATTGCCAGCGGCTATTTCGGCTGGGATGAAATCATTCATGCCATTCCGGAAATGAGGGAAGACCCTTGCGCCGTAGAAATCAAGTACGGCCAAGGTGCCAAACCCGGGGACGGTGGTCTGCTCATGTGGTATAAGGTCAACAAGCTTATCGCCGCCATTCGCGGTGTGCCACCGGGAGTGAGTCTTCCCAGTCCGCCGACCCATCAGACCAAGTATTCCATTGAAGAAGCTGTGGCTAAGATGATTCAGTCCATGTCCATGGCCTGGGGCTTTCGTGTTCCCGTTTACCCCAAGATTTCAGGAACATCCACAGCCCTCGCCGTCCTGAACAATCTCACTCGAAACCCCTACGCGGCGGGATTGGCCATTGACGGGGAAGACGGTGGCACCGGCGCCGCCTACAATGTTTCCATGGACCACATGGGACATCCCATCGCATCCAATATTCGGGACAGCTACCTTACCCTGGTTCGACTCGGGAAACAAAACGAGCTTCCCTTGTTTGCCGGAGGAGGCATCGGCAAAAACGGCAATCTGGCCGCCAACGCCGCCGCTCTGATCATGTTGGGAGCCAGCGGTGTGCAGACGGGAAAATACATCATGCAGGCAACGGCCGGATGTTTGGGTTCCGAGTCTGACCGCTGCAATGTGTGCAATATCGGCGTCTGTCCCAAGGGCATTACCTCCCAGGATCCACGCCTCTATCGGCGTCTGGATCCCGAAAAAGTTGCGGAACGCCTCGTGGACGTTTTTCTCGCCTTTGATACGGAACTGAAGAAAATCATCGCCCCTCTGGGTCGATCCACTTCCCTTCCTATCGGTATGTCGGACGCTTTGGGAATCGATGACGCGGCGGCGGCTCAGCGGCTACAAATATCTTATGTGGTCTAG
- a CDS encoding FAD-dependent oxidoreductase has protein sequence MQQSLSQDAYWISGREQGRRLESRILEERLQQAVAQGHRRLEVEAFGQHGIGGRLWRSGSEPIHVIVHGASGQRLGSMGFPNTTIEALGPASDDVGWLNAGAEIIVHGHAANGVANAMAQGKIFIAGNIGARGMTMTKHNPRFAPPELWVLGSVGDYFAEFMAGGIAVVCGHESASPGNVLGYRPCVGMVGGKIFFRGPHGGYSQADAKLVPLSDDDWHWLVKNLQHFLEKIRKTELFPLFAQRSQWQLLEARSPQEKAAVPRKSMSDFHRNMWDRELGPGGLIGDLTNLERSLIPVIVTGNLRRHVPVYENKKYAAPCEASCPTGIPVHERWRLIREGRVDEAVDMALAYTPFPATVCGYLCPNLCMQSCTRRGLRMAPVDVTQLGKASLEAKLPDLPPLTGKKVAVIGAGPAGLSVAWQLRRLGHEAVLYDRSRELGGKITAAVPKNRVPNEVVQTELQRIRSVLPHMYLQQELTKEEMERLKADFDMIVIAVGAQKPRLLPVPGEERLLPSLEFLQKSRQDAIQVGRRVVIIGAGNVGCDAATEAYRLGAEKVTLIDIQEPSSFGKERQAAQAAGAEFRWPCFTKAVTEQGVELTTGEILPADTVIVAIGDQPDLEFLPETVETERGFIKVDDSYQTTDPQIFAIGDAVRLGLLTDAIGAGRKAAQTIDNIFKGRRPKRSVRPMIDPRRVKLEYFDPRRLGFDGLDQCAGECASCGSCRDCGICVSMCPQAAISRVSGNNGDFELVVNPDRCIGCGFCVGACPCGIWNLVENDPLE, from the coding sequence ATGCAACAGAGCTTATCGCAAGATGCCTATTGGATTTCTGGGCGCGAACAAGGCCGACGCCTGGAATCGAGAATATTGGAAGAACGTCTGCAACAGGCCGTGGCCCAAGGTCATCGTCGCCTGGAAGTGGAAGCCTTCGGCCAACACGGCATCGGAGGCCGCCTGTGGCGTTCTGGAAGTGAACCCATTCATGTGATCGTCCACGGCGCTTCGGGACAGCGCTTGGGATCCATGGGTTTTCCCAACACCACCATCGAAGCTCTCGGACCGGCTTCCGATGATGTGGGCTGGCTGAATGCCGGCGCCGAAATCATCGTGCACGGTCATGCCGCCAACGGTGTGGCCAACGCCATGGCTCAAGGCAAGATCTTTATCGCCGGCAATATCGGAGCCCGTGGCATGACCATGACCAAACACAATCCTCGGTTCGCTCCACCGGAACTGTGGGTTCTGGGATCTGTGGGCGATTATTTTGCCGAATTTATGGCCGGAGGTATCGCTGTGGTTTGCGGGCACGAATCCGCCAGTCCCGGCAATGTGCTTGGGTATCGACCCTGTGTGGGCATGGTGGGTGGAAAAATCTTCTTTCGAGGCCCCCACGGCGGATATAGCCAAGCGGACGCCAAGCTTGTGCCCTTAAGTGACGACGATTGGCATTGGCTGGTCAAGAATCTGCAGCATTTTCTGGAAAAAATCCGCAAAACCGAACTGTTCCCTCTTTTTGCTCAACGCAGTCAATGGCAGCTTCTGGAGGCGCGAAGCCCACAAGAAAAGGCAGCCGTGCCCAGGAAATCCATGAGCGATTTTCATCGGAACATGTGGGACCGTGAGCTGGGACCCGGAGGTCTCATTGGAGATCTGACAAACCTGGAACGAAGCTTGATTCCGGTCATCGTTACAGGAAATCTTCGTCGCCATGTGCCTGTTTATGAGAACAAGAAATATGCAGCACCCTGTGAGGCATCTTGTCCGACGGGGATTCCGGTTCACGAACGATGGCGGCTTATTCGAGAAGGCCGGGTGGATGAAGCCGTGGACATGGCCTTGGCTTACACACCGTTTCCGGCTACGGTCTGCGGGTACCTGTGTCCCAATCTTTGCATGCAATCATGCACACGCCGAGGGCTGCGCATGGCCCCTGTGGATGTGACGCAACTGGGCAAAGCGAGTCTCGAGGCCAAGCTGCCGGATCTGCCGCCGCTTACCGGCAAAAAAGTGGCCGTGATCGGTGCGGGACCCGCAGGGCTTTCAGTGGCCTGGCAACTGCGCCGCTTAGGCCATGAAGCGGTCCTGTATGATCGTAGCAGGGAACTAGGGGGGAAAATCACCGCCGCGGTCCCTAAGAATCGTGTTCCCAACGAAGTGGTCCAAACGGAGCTGCAACGTATTCGGTCCGTTCTGCCCCACATGTATCTTCAACAGGAACTGACCAAGGAAGAAATGGAGCGGCTCAAGGCGGATTTCGACATGATCGTGATCGCCGTTGGAGCTCAAAAACCACGCCTGTTGCCTGTACCCGGCGAGGAACGACTCCTTCCTTCCCTGGAGTTTCTTCAAAAATCACGTCAGGATGCCATTCAGGTAGGACGCCGTGTGGTGATCATCGGGGCCGGTAATGTGGGATGCGATGCCGCCACGGAAGCTTATCGGCTCGGTGCCGAAAAGGTGACGTTGATCGACATTCAGGAACCCTCTTCCTTTGGCAAAGAACGGCAAGCGGCTCAAGCGGCTGGAGCCGAATTTCGGTGGCCGTGTTTCACCAAGGCCGTGACGGAACAGGGCGTGGAACTGACCACAGGAGAAATCCTTCCGGCCGATACCGTGATCGTCGCCATCGGGGATCAGCCGGATTTGGAATTCTTACCGGAAACGGTAGAAACAGAACGCGGCTTTATCAAGGTGGACGACTCCTACCAGACCACGGACCCTCAGATTTTCGCCATCGGTGATGCCGTCCGTCTGGGGCTTCTGACCGACGCCATTGGGGCTGGAAGAAAGGCGGCTCAAACCATTGACAATATTTTCAAAGGACGTCGTCCGAAACGGTCTGTGCGTCCCATGATCGATCCTCGGCGTGTCAAGCTGGAATACTTTGATCCTCGACGCCTGGGCTTTGATGGGCTGGACCAATGCGCCGGCGAGTGTGCCTCTTGTGGTTCGTGCAGGGACTGCGGCATCTGTGTCTCCATGTGCCCTCAGGCCGCCATCAGCCGCGTGAGTGGAAACAACGGCGATTTTGAATTGGTGGTCAATCCCGATCGGTGCATCGGTTGCGGTTTCTGCGTCGGGGCATGCCCTTGCGGCATCTGGAACCTGGTGGAAAACGATCCGCTCGAATAA
- the murI gene encoding glutamate racemase: MTRDSARHLPIGVFDSGVGGLTVVRALMERLPFESILYFGDTARVPYGVKSVETICGFAREITDFLLQRGVKLLIIACNTMAAVARHVVEERSHVPVLDVIDAGARCAVNVTRARYVGVIGTPATINSNAYARAIHHYDPSVRIFSQACPLFVPLVEEGWLDHPVTRLTAQEYFKPVLCHPIDTLVLGCTHYPLLKPLLQEVAGPGVQLVDSAEAMADQTAEMLLASELGATEERLPEYVFYVTDVPFRFQTIGERFLGRSLFDVRVVKW, encoded by the coding sequence GTGACAAGAGATTCGGCACGGCACTTGCCCATCGGGGTTTTCGATTCGGGGGTGGGAGGCCTCACCGTCGTTCGAGCGCTCATGGAACGGCTGCCTTTTGAAAGCATCCTTTATTTCGGGGATACGGCCCGGGTTCCTTACGGAGTGAAATCGGTGGAGACCATATGTGGATTCGCTCGGGAAATCACCGACTTTTTACTCCAAAGAGGGGTCAAGCTTCTCATCATCGCATGCAACACTATGGCGGCTGTGGCTCGACATGTGGTGGAAGAAAGATCCCATGTGCCCGTGTTGGACGTCATCGACGCTGGAGCTCGATGCGCTGTGAATGTGACACGGGCTCGGTACGTGGGAGTCATCGGCACTCCGGCGACCATCAACAGCAATGCCTATGCTCGGGCCATTCATCACTATGACCCTTCCGTACGCATCTTTTCACAGGCGTGCCCTCTTTTTGTGCCTCTTGTGGAGGAAGGATGGCTGGATCATCCGGTGACCCGCCTGACTGCCCAGGAATACTTCAAGCCTGTGCTCTGCCATCCGATCGACACTTTAGTCCTCGGCTGTACCCATTATCCCCTTTTAAAACCTCTGTTACAGGAAGTGGCCGGCCCTGGCGTGCAGTTGGTGGATTCGGCCGAAGCTATGGCGGATCAGACCGCCGAAATGCTTCTCGCTTCGGAATTGGGGGCTACGGAAGAAAGACTGCCCGAATACGTTTTCTATGTGACCGATGTGCCCTTTCGCTTTCAAACCATCGGAGAACGTTTTCTGGGACGAAGTCTTTTCGATGTGCGTGTCGTCAAGTGGTGA
- a CDS encoding iron-containing alcohol dehydrogenase has translation MERYAEFFGQPLSLFGVGARRKLINYLQGFSPQRVMICTDPGVVAAGLADEVLKIFREMASTIDVVVFDGVVPNPTEECVNQGVAYYKEHRCNMILSLGGGSAHDSAKAIAVMASHDGVLWDFVGINKLKNPVPPLVAVNTTAGTGSEVTRFAVITHVKKKTKLTIVDPRITPHIAVNDPELMVGLPPELTAYTGLDALTHAVEAYLSRIATPLTDACALKAMELIREHLPRAYTQGTDMQARAAMAYAQYLAGMATNNAGAGAVHAIAHQLGGFYNMPHGLCNAVLLPWILEYNAEACAERLMPIAETLAGHRSVRSVDEAVQKAVEVVRNLGRQLHVPERLGMIGVKEEDVPVIARQAMEDPTVWTNPRRATASDLERVLRAAL, from the coding sequence ATGGAGCGATATGCAGAATTTTTCGGGCAGCCCCTAAGTCTTTTCGGAGTGGGGGCTCGGCGAAAACTGATCAATTATCTTCAAGGTTTTTCTCCTCAACGAGTAATGATCTGTACCGATCCAGGTGTTGTGGCGGCGGGTCTCGCCGACGAGGTCCTGAAGATCTTTCGGGAAATGGCTTCCACCATAGATGTGGTGGTTTTTGACGGTGTCGTTCCCAATCCCACGGAAGAGTGTGTGAACCAGGGAGTGGCCTACTACAAAGAGCACCGTTGCAACATGATTCTTTCCCTTGGCGGTGGAAGTGCTCATGACAGCGCCAAAGCCATTGCGGTCATGGCCTCCCACGACGGTGTCCTTTGGGATTTTGTAGGGATAAACAAGCTCAAAAACCCCGTGCCGCCTCTTGTGGCTGTCAACACGACGGCGGGAACGGGCAGTGAGGTCACGCGTTTTGCAGTCATCACCCATGTGAAAAAAAAGACAAAACTCACCATAGTGGATCCTCGAATCACCCCGCATATCGCCGTAAACGACCCGGAACTCATGGTCGGCCTTCCACCCGAGCTTACGGCGTACACGGGTTTGGACGCTTTGACACACGCTGTGGAAGCTTATCTCTCCCGCATAGCCACACCTTTAACCGACGCCTGTGCCCTGAAGGCTATGGAACTGATTCGGGAACATCTTCCCAGGGCCTATACCCAGGGGACAGACATGCAAGCCCGAGCCGCTATGGCTTATGCTCAATACCTTGCAGGCATGGCCACCAACAATGCGGGAGCCGGCGCCGTCCATGCCATTGCGCATCAACTCGGCGGCTTCTACAACATGCCTCATGGTTTGTGCAACGCCGTGTTGCTGCCGTGGATTCTCGAGTATAATGCTGAAGCATGTGCGGAACGGCTTATGCCTATCGCAGAAACCCTGGCCGGGCATCGAAGTGTGCGATCGGTCGATGAAGCGGTTCAAAAGGCTGTTGAGGTTGTTCGGAACCTTGGGCGTCAGCTCCATGTGCCCGAACGCCTCGGCATGATCGGTGTCAAGGAGGAAGATGTGCCCGTGATTGCCCGTCAGGCCATGGAAGATCCTACGGTTTGGACCAATCCTCGGCGGGCGACGGCATCGGACCTGGAACGTGTTCTCAGGGCCGCGCTCTGA
- a CDS encoding DUF169 domain-containing protein: protein MLDYAALQAMIQEALKPRSLPLAVFFLAEGDDFPEKTRRPRIFLKKRVTICQGITMARLYGWTVGLKKEDIICVPALLGWGMSGASNRDEEMKQLMQAVGFASNSEVAEVQRQAMTCVPEGAVHGILLTPLAKAPEEPHTVAVYCNPAQAMRLVQALTYCGHGGSEGQAPCASVTGSFGGKVECLQTLYAPYALKAPRLAIPGMGDRIFSMTQDDELVVAFPGGLLPSVATGLKEAGKVIGARYPVTFYQNFEPEFPAPYKETAARLRLFDPEKP from the coding sequence ATGCTGGATTACGCGGCGTTGCAGGCCATGATTCAAGAAGCTTTGAAGCCCAGAAGCTTGCCCCTGGCGGTCTTCTTTCTCGCCGAGGGTGACGATTTTCCGGAAAAGACGCGTCGCCCTAGGATTTTCTTGAAGAAAAGGGTGACCATTTGCCAGGGTATCACCATGGCGCGCCTCTACGGCTGGACCGTGGGCCTCAAAAAGGAAGACATCATTTGTGTTCCGGCGCTTTTGGGGTGGGGCATGAGCGGGGCTTCAAACCGTGATGAAGAAATGAAGCAGCTCATGCAGGCGGTCGGTTTTGCTTCCAACTCTGAGGTGGCTGAGGTTCAACGGCAAGCCATGACTTGTGTTCCGGAAGGTGCCGTTCATGGGATTCTGCTTACGCCCCTGGCCAAAGCGCCTGAGGAACCGCACACCGTTGCTGTCTACTGTAATCCGGCTCAGGCCATGCGTCTGGTGCAGGCTTTGACCTATTGCGGTCACGGCGGTTCAGAAGGTCAGGCGCCGTGCGCCTCGGTCACCGGATCCTTCGGCGGCAAAGTGGAATGCCTGCAGACCCTGTATGCCCCTTACGCTTTAAAGGCACCTCGGCTGGCCATTCCAGGTATGGGGGACCGCATTTTTTCCATGACTCAGGACGATGAGCTTGTGGTGGCTTTTCCTGGAGGGCTCCTGCCTAGCGTGGCCACGGGGCTTAAGGAAGCCGGTAAAGTCATCGGTGCCCGTTATCCCGTGACTTTCTACCAGAATTTCGAACCGGAATTCCCCGCTCCCTACAAAGAAACAGCGGCTCGCTTGCGCCTCTTTGACCCTGAAAAACCTTGA